In Ornithorhynchus anatinus isolate Pmale09 chromosome 17, mOrnAna1.pri.v4, whole genome shotgun sequence, the following proteins share a genomic window:
- the TOMM70 gene encoding mitochondrial import receptor subunit TOM70 isoform X2: MHPNPFWSPLDRAQAAKNKGNKYFKAGKYEQAIQCYTEAISLCPIEKKVDLSTFYQNRAAAFEQLQKWKEVAQDCTKAVELNPRYVKALFRRAKAHEKLDNKKECLEDVTAVCILEGFQNQQSMLLADKVLKLLGKEKAKDKYKNREPLMPSPQFIKSYFSSFTDDIISQPLLKGEKSDEDKDKEGEALEVKENSGYLKAKQYMEEENYDKIISECTKEIDMHGKYMAEALLLRATFYLLIGNANAAKPDLDHVISLQDANVKLRANALIKRGSMYMQQQQPLLSTQDFNMAADTDPQNADVYHHRGQLKILLDQVEEAVADFDECIRLRPDSALAQAQKCFALYRQAYTGNNSSQVQAAMQGFEEVINRFPRCAEGYALFAQALTDQQQFGKADEMYDKCIVLEPDNATTYVHKGLLQLQWKQDLDKGLELISKAIEIDNKCDFAYETMGTIEVQRGNMDKAIDMFNKAINLAKSEMEMAHLYSLCDAAYAQTEVAKKYGLKPPTL; this comes from the exons ATGCACCCCAACCCATTTTGG agCCCtctggatagagctcaggcagCGAAGAACAAAGGCAACAAATACTTCAAAGCAGGAAAGTATGAGCAGGCCATTCAATGCTATACAGAGGCTATCAGTTTGTGCCCTATTGAGAAAAAAGTCGACCTTTCTACATTCTACCAAAACAGAGCTGCTGCCTTTGAACAGTTG CAAAAATGGAAGGAGGTGGCTCAAGACTGCACTAAGGCCGTTGAACTTAATCCCAGATATGTGAAAGCGCTCTTTAGACGCGCAAAAGCCCATGAGAAACTAGACAATAAGAAGGAATGTTTAGAAG ATGTCACCGCAGTCTGCATATTAGAAGGTTTCCAGAATCAGCAAAGTATGTTGTTAGCTGATAAAGTTCTTAAACTCCTCGGAAAAGAAAAAGCCAAAGATAAATACAAG AACCGGGAGCCTCTGATGCCATCTCCGCAGTTTATCAAATCGTACTTCAGCTCCTTCACCGATGACATTATATCCCAGCCTCTCCTCAAAGGGGAGAAGTCTGATGAAGATaaagacaaagagggagaggcTTTAGAAGTAAAAGAAAA CTCTGGGTATTTAAAGGCTAAGCAGTATATGGAAGAAGAAAATTATGACAAGATCATAAGTGAGTGCACAAAAGAAATCGACATGCACGGTAAATACATGGCAGAAGCATTGCTTTTGCGAGCAACGTTCTATCTGCTCATCGGCAATGCCAACGCTGCCAAGCCAGATCTGGATCACGTCATCAGTTTGCAAGATGCTAATGTCAAG CTTCGTGCAAATGCCCTGATCAAGCGAGGCAGTATGTATATGCAACAACAGCAGCCTCTGCTGTCCACTCAGGACTTCAATATGGCCGCTGACACCGACCCTCAGAATGCAGATGTTTACCACCACCGAGGACAG CTGAAAATCCTCCTTGATCAAGTGGAAGAAGCAGTGGCAGATTTTGATGAATGTATTCGGTTACGTCCTGATTCTGCACTGGCACAAGCTCAGAAGTGTTTTGCCTTG TATCGCCAGGCTTACACAGGGAACAATTCTTCACAAGTCCAAGCAGCTATGCAAGGCTTTGAGGAGGTCATTAACAGATTTCCAAGGTGTGCCGAAGGCTATGCTTTGTTTGCCCAG GCATTAACAGATCAACAACAGTTTGGAAAGGCAGATGAAATGTATGATAAATGTATTGTCTTGGAACCCGACAACGCCACTACTTATGTTCATAAAGG TTTACTTCAACTTCAGTGGAAGCAAGACCTAGACAAAGGATTGGAGCTTATCAGCAAAGCCATTGAAATTGACAACAAATGCGACTTTGCCTATGAAACGATGGGAACTATTGAAGTGCAAAG ggGAAACATGGATAAGGCCATTGACATGTTCAACAAAGCGATTAACCTGGCCAAGTCTGAAATGGAGATGGCCCACCTGTATTCCCTTTGTGATGCTGCTTATGCCCAGACAGAAGTCGCTAAGAAATATGGATTAAAACCACCGacgttgtaa
- the TOMM70 gene encoding mitochondrial import receptor subunit TOM70 isoform X1 produces the protein MAAARAAELGPGPGSGPAGGLPRWQLALAVGAPLLLGAGAVYLWRRRRRQRPGRRRPGREASAPRDPQRKTPEGRDSPAPDRPDTDADAHTSPLDRAQAAKNKGNKYFKAGKYEQAIQCYTEAISLCPIEKKVDLSTFYQNRAAAFEQLQKWKEVAQDCTKAVELNPRYVKALFRRAKAHEKLDNKKECLEDVTAVCILEGFQNQQSMLLADKVLKLLGKEKAKDKYKNREPLMPSPQFIKSYFSSFTDDIISQPLLKGEKSDEDKDKEGEALEVKENSGYLKAKQYMEEENYDKIISECTKEIDMHGKYMAEALLLRATFYLLIGNANAAKPDLDHVISLQDANVKLRANALIKRGSMYMQQQQPLLSTQDFNMAADTDPQNADVYHHRGQLKILLDQVEEAVADFDECIRLRPDSALAQAQKCFALYRQAYTGNNSSQVQAAMQGFEEVINRFPRCAEGYALFAQALTDQQQFGKADEMYDKCIVLEPDNATTYVHKGLLQLQWKQDLDKGLELISKAIEIDNKCDFAYETMGTIEVQRGNMDKAIDMFNKAINLAKSEMEMAHLYSLCDAAYAQTEVAKKYGLKPPTL, from the exons ATGGCGGCGGCGAGGGCGGcggagctggggccggggccggggtcggggccggcgggcgggctgCCCCGCTGGCAGCTGGCCCTGGCCGTGGGCGCGCCGCTGCTGCTGGGCGCCGGCGCCGTCTAcctgtggcggcggcggcggcggcagcggcccgggcggcggcggcccggccgcGAGGCCTCCGCGCCGCGAGACCCACAGAGGAAGACCCCCGAGGGCCGGGACAGCCCCGCCCCCGACCGCCCCGACACCGACGCAGACGCGCACACG agCCCtctggatagagctcaggcagCGAAGAACAAAGGCAACAAATACTTCAAAGCAGGAAAGTATGAGCAGGCCATTCAATGCTATACAGAGGCTATCAGTTTGTGCCCTATTGAGAAAAAAGTCGACCTTTCTACATTCTACCAAAACAGAGCTGCTGCCTTTGAACAGTTG CAAAAATGGAAGGAGGTGGCTCAAGACTGCACTAAGGCCGTTGAACTTAATCCCAGATATGTGAAAGCGCTCTTTAGACGCGCAAAAGCCCATGAGAAACTAGACAATAAGAAGGAATGTTTAGAAG ATGTCACCGCAGTCTGCATATTAGAAGGTTTCCAGAATCAGCAAAGTATGTTGTTAGCTGATAAAGTTCTTAAACTCCTCGGAAAAGAAAAAGCCAAAGATAAATACAAG AACCGGGAGCCTCTGATGCCATCTCCGCAGTTTATCAAATCGTACTTCAGCTCCTTCACCGATGACATTATATCCCAGCCTCTCCTCAAAGGGGAGAAGTCTGATGAAGATaaagacaaagagggagaggcTTTAGAAGTAAAAGAAAA CTCTGGGTATTTAAAGGCTAAGCAGTATATGGAAGAAGAAAATTATGACAAGATCATAAGTGAGTGCACAAAAGAAATCGACATGCACGGTAAATACATGGCAGAAGCATTGCTTTTGCGAGCAACGTTCTATCTGCTCATCGGCAATGCCAACGCTGCCAAGCCAGATCTGGATCACGTCATCAGTTTGCAAGATGCTAATGTCAAG CTTCGTGCAAATGCCCTGATCAAGCGAGGCAGTATGTATATGCAACAACAGCAGCCTCTGCTGTCCACTCAGGACTTCAATATGGCCGCTGACACCGACCCTCAGAATGCAGATGTTTACCACCACCGAGGACAG CTGAAAATCCTCCTTGATCAAGTGGAAGAAGCAGTGGCAGATTTTGATGAATGTATTCGGTTACGTCCTGATTCTGCACTGGCACAAGCTCAGAAGTGTTTTGCCTTG TATCGCCAGGCTTACACAGGGAACAATTCTTCACAAGTCCAAGCAGCTATGCAAGGCTTTGAGGAGGTCATTAACAGATTTCCAAGGTGTGCCGAAGGCTATGCTTTGTTTGCCCAG GCATTAACAGATCAACAACAGTTTGGAAAGGCAGATGAAATGTATGATAAATGTATTGTCTTGGAACCCGACAACGCCACTACTTATGTTCATAAAGG TTTACTTCAACTTCAGTGGAAGCAAGACCTAGACAAAGGATTGGAGCTTATCAGCAAAGCCATTGAAATTGACAACAAATGCGACTTTGCCTATGAAACGATGGGAACTATTGAAGTGCAAAG ggGAAACATGGATAAGGCCATTGACATGTTCAACAAAGCGATTAACCTGGCCAAGTCTGAAATGGAGATGGCCCACCTGTATTCCCTTTGTGATGCTGCTTATGCCCAGACAGAAGTCGCTAAGAAATATGGATTAAAACCACCGacgttgtaa